Proteins encoded by one window of Desulfallas thermosapovorans DSM 6562:
- the mobB gene encoding molybdopterin-guanine dinucleotide biosynthesis protein B: protein MTNKLELPIISIVGWHNTGKTTFLEKLVAELRSRGIRVGVIKHHRGPFEMDQPGKDTWRLARAGAVCTAIAGPGKIGLVMETEGDPAPGDIAALMGNVDMVFTEGYKSGPYPQLEVRRAGYGEDRPAARAGQLVAVVGKPYPGEEDVPCFDVGDITAVANFILEKFGRK from the coding sequence TTGACGAATAAGCTTGAATTACCGATAATCTCCATTGTAGGCTGGCACAACACGGGTAAAACCACCTTTTTGGAAAAGCTGGTGGCCGAATTGCGGAGCCGGGGAATACGGGTGGGGGTAATTAAACACCACCGGGGTCCCTTTGAAATGGACCAGCCGGGTAAAGACACCTGGCGGTTGGCCCGGGCCGGGGCGGTCTGCACTGCCATAGCCGGGCCGGGCAAAATCGGTCTGGTGATGGAGACGGAAGGTGACCCCGCCCCCGGCGATATAGCTGCCTTGATGGGTAATGTGGATATGGTTTTTACCGAAGGATACAAAAGCGGGCCGTATCCCCAATTGGAGGTGCGCCGGGCCGGCTATGGCGAGGATCGACCGGCGGCCCGGGCCGGGCAACTGGTGGCCGTGGTGGGTAAACCTTATCCTGGTGAAGAAGATGTACCGTGTTTTGATGTAGGAGATATTACTGCAGTGGCGAATTTTATACTGGAAAAGTTCGGGCGTAAATAA
- a CDS encoding HesA/MoeB/ThiF family protein → MGEPNVQFTNEQLKRYKRNILLDGVGAVGQAKLLQSRVLVVGAGGLGSPVSYYLAAAGIGHIGLVDGDQVDLSNLQRQIMHTTPDLGRPKIESARQKLTALNPDVQVTGYGHWLNEQNFREIIALYDLVVDGTDNFAARFLINQACVEKRKPYIFGGVLGYTGQAMTILPGQGPCLACIFRGSPPEGAPSSDKMGVLGAVPGIIGAVEAAEAVKVILGIGEPLRGRLLTFDALSMQFFTVDISRDPSCPVCGGVLS, encoded by the coding sequence ATGGGTGAACCAAACGTTCAATTTACTAATGAACAACTGAAGCGCTACAAAAGAAATATTTTGCTGGATGGGGTAGGCGCGGTCGGCCAGGCCAAGCTGCTGCAGTCCCGGGTTCTGGTGGTGGGGGCCGGTGGTTTGGGTTCTCCCGTAAGTTACTACCTTGCTGCGGCCGGTATCGGGCACATAGGCTTGGTGGATGGTGACCAGGTGGATTTGTCCAACCTGCAAAGGCAAATTATGCATACCACTCCGGATTTGGGACGCCCCAAGATCGAGTCGGCCCGGCAAAAATTAACCGCCCTTAACCCGGATGTGCAGGTTACCGGTTACGGGCACTGGCTTAACGAGCAAAACTTTCGAGAGATAATCGCCCTCTATGACCTGGTGGTGGACGGCACCGACAATTTTGCGGCCCGGTTTCTTATTAACCAGGCCTGTGTGGAAAAGCGTAAGCCGTATATCTTCGGCGGGGTGTTGGGATATACCGGACAAGCTATGACCATACTACCGGGGCAGGGGCCATGCCTGGCCTGCATATTCAGAGGAAGCCCCCCCGAGGGCGCTCCATCCAGTGACAAGATGGGGGTTTTGGGGGCAGTGCCCGGTATTATCGGTGCGGTGGAGGCCGCCGAGGCGGTTAAGGTAATCCTGGGCATCGGGGAACCGCTGCGGGGTCGTCTTTTAACCTTTGATGCCCTGTCCATGCAGTTCTTCACCGTTGATATCAGTCGCGACCCGTCCTGCCCCGTATGCGGCGGTGTTTTGTCTTGA
- the holA gene encoding DNA polymerase III subunit delta has product MKYYVDFLAELKKGGIAPVYLLYGPESYLREQAVQRLKEYILPPGGEQLNFDVLDGSILSGQEIVTAATYASFLPGRRLLLVRSPQIFHAAAGKNDREIKYVLDYLAAPCQNTCLVFETDQNVDRRKKIYKETARVGRAIEFTRLKPADLTKWLAKRAKEEGCTISREAAGELLARCGRDMYTLYHEMQKLSCYTGHGKTITLETVRQLVAARVEDNIFEVVDAIGEKNCVRALTGIRNLLLQKQQPQQIIGMVARQFRLILQVQGLAGSGRSREQIIADLNLHPFVYSKIYAQRKNFRARQLVKALQNLTELDHNIKTGRADFYPAMETFILKICL; this is encoded by the coding sequence TTGAAATACTATGTTGATTTTCTGGCTGAGCTGAAAAAGGGTGGTATTGCTCCGGTCTACCTGCTTTACGGCCCGGAAAGTTATTTGCGGGAGCAGGCTGTCCAGCGTCTCAAGGAATATATTTTACCCCCGGGCGGGGAGCAATTAAACTTCGATGTACTGGACGGCTCTATACTATCGGGGCAGGAAATTGTAACTGCCGCTACCTACGCCTCCTTTTTACCGGGACGACGGCTGTTACTGGTGCGCAGTCCGCAAATATTCCATGCGGCTGCGGGAAAAAATGACCGGGAAATAAAATATGTTTTGGATTACCTGGCCGCCCCTTGCCAGAACACATGCCTGGTATTTGAAACGGACCAAAACGTGGACCGGCGTAAAAAGATTTACAAGGAAACGGCCCGGGTAGGGCGGGCTATTGAATTCACCCGGTTAAAGCCGGCAGACCTCACCAAATGGCTGGCCAAGCGGGCTAAGGAAGAAGGCTGCACCATCAGCCGGGAAGCGGCGGGGGAATTGCTGGCCCGCTGCGGGCGGGATATGTACACCCTTTACCATGAAATGCAGAAGCTGTCATGTTATACCGGGCACGGCAAAACCATTACTCTGGAGACGGTCCGGCAGTTGGTGGCCGCACGGGTGGAGGATAACATATTTGAAGTGGTTGATGCCATCGGGGAAAAAAATTGCGTGCGGGCGCTGACCGGTATTCGCAACCTGCTGCTGCAAAAACAACAGCCCCAGCAAATTATCGGTATGGTGGCCAGGCAGTTCAGATTGATATTGCAGGTGCAAGGGTTGGCAGGCTCCGGCCGGTCCCGGGAGCAAATCATAGCAGACCTTAACCTGCACCCCTTTGTTTATTCAAAAATATACGCCCAGCGTAAGAACTTTCGAGCGAGACAGCTGGTTAAGGCGTTACAAAATCTTACCGAGCTGGATCATAATATAAAAACCGGCCGGGCGGATTTTTACCCGGCCATGGAAACGTTTATTTTAAAAATTTGCCTCTAA
- the rpsT gene encoding 30S ribosomal protein S20, which yields MPNIKSAAKRVLITKKRTERNRRIKSTVRTAIRRFQEAMAADNKDDAQLKLRRALVTIDKAVTKGVLHKNTAARKKSRLTKFFNKNIAG from the coding sequence ATGCCTAATATTAAATCTGCTGCCAAGCGGGTGCTCATTACTAAAAAAAGAACCGAGCGCAACCGGCGCATTAAATCCACAGTTCGCACCGCCATCCGCCGCTTCCAGGAAGCTATGGCCGCTGACAACAAAGATGACGCCCAATTGAAATTACGCCGGGCGCTTGTTACCATAGATAAAGCGGTTACCAAAGGCGTACTGCACAAAAATACCGCAGCCCGCAAAAAATCGCGCCTTACTAAATTCTTTAATAAAAATATAGCCGGTTAA
- a CDS encoding phage holin family protein, with translation MSQWIGLAIRFVVSALVLIVVSWLAPGFVVRGGFTGALIAAAVIAVLGYVAEALLGDKISPQNRGIVGFLTAAVVIYLAQFIIPNMLSVSLVGALISAFVIGLIDAVVPTVLR, from the coding sequence ATGTCGCAATGGATTGGACTGGCTATTCGCTTTGTTGTTTCAGCACTTGTACTAATTGTTGTCAGCTGGTTGGCTCCCGGGTTTGTAGTACGTGGCGGCTTTACAGGCGCTTTGATTGCCGCGGCCGTGATTGCGGTGCTGGGCTATGTGGCCGAGGCACTATTGGGCGATAAAATTTCGCCCCAGAACCGTGGCATCGTAGGTTTTCTTACCGCTGCCGTGGTAATTTACCTGGCGCAATTTATTATACCCAATATGCTCAGCGTCAGCCTGGTGGGGGCGTTGATTTCGGCCTTCGTAATCGGGTTGATTGACGCCGTGGTACCCACGGTGCTGCGCTGA
- the spoIIP gene encoding stage II sporulation protein P — MHPAYHYRYRRYRPRTRFGPGISLILLLALALLLINCLVILSPAFTRAGHAVLNTLLAWNDRDPKSIMRVAVPVMAWSGSREDVPQVVAPGALVAQLGRVFRPDPRRPVHIVAYQMPLWAREVNGQEPSAPVMAPEMSLDHEPLPGEEAIQSPPPLSEESLVAIYNTHTGETYALTDGMERLTGKRGGVVKAAEALEDELEKKYGVRVARSDTINDTNYNSSYTKSQETLQKLLEENPSVQVVLDIHRDAGKSRENSLVTVDGQQVAPVLIVVGSDARSPFPTWRQNYNFAQELAAEIDKQRPGLCLGVRILEGRYNQFLHPRAVLLEVGSVSNSTEEAVLAARMLAGPVAELVKRYMDGE, encoded by the coding sequence ATGCACCCCGCATATCATTATCGCTATCGCAGGTACAGGCCGCGGACCAGGTTTGGACCGGGCATATCTTTAATACTGCTACTGGCGCTGGCCTTGCTACTAATCAATTGTTTGGTTATTTTGTCGCCTGCATTTACCAGGGCCGGACACGCAGTATTAAATACACTGCTGGCCTGGAACGACCGTGATCCCAAAAGTATCATGCGGGTGGCCGTACCGGTGATGGCCTGGTCGGGAAGCCGGGAAGATGTTCCCCAGGTGGTGGCGCCGGGTGCCCTGGTGGCACAATTGGGGCGGGTATTCAGACCGGACCCGCGGCGCCCGGTGCATATAGTTGCCTACCAAATGCCCCTCTGGGCCCGGGAGGTCAACGGCCAAGAGCCAAGCGCCCCGGTTATGGCCCCGGAAATGTCACTTGACCATGAGCCTTTGCCCGGTGAGGAAGCAATACAGTCCCCACCCCCCCTTTCGGAGGAAAGCCTGGTGGCTATTTATAACACTCATACCGGTGAGACCTATGCCCTTACCGACGGTATGGAACGGCTTACCGGTAAGCGGGGCGGAGTGGTAAAAGCGGCCGAGGCTTTGGAGGATGAGCTGGAAAAAAAATACGGGGTGCGGGTAGCCCGCTCCGACACCATCAATGACACCAATTACAACAGCTCCTACACTAAATCACAGGAAACACTGCAAAAATTGCTTGAAGAAAACCCGTCGGTGCAGGTGGTGCTGGATATTCACCGCGATGCAGGCAAGTCGCGGGAAAACAGTCTGGTAACGGTGGACGGGCAGCAGGTGGCACCTGTGCTTATCGTCGTCGGCTCGGATGCCCGGTCACCCTTCCCCACCTGGCGGCAAAACTACAACTTTGCCCAGGAGTTAGCCGCTGAGATCGATAAACAGCGGCCCGGGCTGTGCCTGGGGGTGCGTATCCTGGAGGGGCGATATAATCAGTTTTTACACCCCCGGGCTGTGCTGTTGGAAGTGGGCAGCGTCAGCAACTCCACCGAGGAAGCTGTTCTTGCCGCGCGCATGCTGGCGGGTCCCGTGGCAGAATTGGTCAAACGATATATGGATGGTGAATAG
- a CDS encoding DUF3006 domain-containing protein, which produces MLVIDRFEGEYALIEYKRRIFHIPKVLVPKGARPGDVINIQISVDQEATGRRKQAMEKLAGRVFSD; this is translated from the coding sequence ATGCTGGTAATTGACCGTTTTGAAGGGGAATACGCCTTGATAGAATATAAAAGAAGAATATTTCATATCCCCAAGGTGTTGGTGCCAAAGGGTGCCAGGCCGGGCGATGTTATTAATATCCAAATTTCAGTTGACCAGGAAGCCACCGGCCGGAGAAAACAAGCCATGGAAAAGCTGGCCGGTCGGGTTTTCAGTGATTAA